A portion of the Larimichthys crocea isolate SSNF unplaced genomic scaffold, L_crocea_2.0 scaffold392, whole genome shotgun sequence genome contains these proteins:
- the LOC113745049 gene encoding trace amine-associated receptor 8a-like produces the protein MTVVALLGTLLLPWRYRLTGETRPNNLRAATQGKPVTPHFESMLAYILLSFIALLTSALNLLVIISISHFKQLHTPTNLILLSLAFSDFFVGFLMALQIVAIDGCWSLGDILCPFYHFLGYIITSASIGTVVIISIDRYVAICHPLHYSTQITQKRVQVCICLCWICSVIFQGILQNHTMKLQDTNPCSRECMIVVDYDSVLADLIFSFIVPITIIVLLYMRVFVVAISQAHAMRSHIATVTFQKTGKVMAKKSELKAARTLGIVIVVFLLCLCPYYCAALVDEDFLTASNANIIICLVYFNSCLNPLIYALFYPWFRKSIKLIVTLKILQPYSCDANML, from the exons ATGACAGTAGTGGCACTCCTTGGAACCCTGTTGCTGCCCTGGAGATACAGGCTTACGGGGGAGACCAGGCCTAACAACCTTAGGGCTGCCACGCAAGG GAAACCAGTTACTCCTCACTTTGAGTCCATGCTGGCTTACATTCTGCTGTCCTTCATCGCTCTGCTCACTTCAGCTCTTAACCTGCTGGTCatcatctctatctctcactTCAA GCAGCTCCACACCCCCACCAACCTCATCCTACTTTCTCTGGCTTTCTCAGATTTCTTCGTGGGCTTCCTCATGGCCTTACAAATAGTGGCCATAGACGGATGTTGGTCCCTTGGTGACATCTTGTGTCCTTTCTATCATTTTCTTGGATATATTATTACCTCTGCCTCAATAGGAACTGTGGTGATTATATCTATTGACCGCTATGTGGCTATTTGTCATCCTCTGCATTACTCCactcaaatcacacaaaaaagagTCCaagtctgtatttgtctgtgttggaTATGTTCTGTGATTTTTCAGGGTATACTGCAGAATCACACTATGAAACTACAAGACACAAACCCCTGCTCTAGGGAGTGTATGATTGTCGTTGACTATGATTCTGTACTTGCAGACCTTATTTTTTCCTTCATAGTTCCCATCACTATTATTGTTCTTTTGTATATGAGAGTATTTGTGGTGGCTATTTCTCAGGCTCATGCCATGAGGTCCCACATTGCAACTGTTACATTCCAGAAAACAGGGAAAGTAATggcaaaaaaatctgaattgaAAGCAGCCAGGACTCTCGGTATTGTTATAGTTGTGTTTCTATTATGTCTCTGCCCATATTATTGTGCTGCTCTTGTAGATGAAGATTTCCTTACTGCTTCTAatgcaaatattattatatgtttggTCTATTTTAACTCCTGTTTAAACCCTCTGATCTACGCCCTTTTTTATCCATGGTTTAGAAAATCAATTAAGCTCATTGTTACACTGAAGATACTGCAGCCATACTCCTGTGATGCCAACATGCTGTAA